The DNA window CACTCGACATGGGACGTTTGACAATTGCCATCGGACGGAACCGCAGTCCCTATCGCTGGCCGCCTCGGTTCGGATTCGGCGGGTTGATCGTGCCATAGTCCCAATGTTCGTCGGCTTTGCCGTCGACGAAGCGCCACATGTCGAACCATGTCGTCGTGTACATCTGGCCGGGGTTTCGCGGATCGGGAAGCTGGCGGACAACGGCCACCGTGACGTAATCGCCTTCGGCAACCACCGAAACGACCTTTGTCCTCCAGCTGTTTTTATCCGGAATCGGCCGTGGCGTGCCGCGGGCGCCGAACGCAGCCATCACGGTCTGCCGGCCGGAGGCGAAGCCGGGGTTGTGCTGGATATATCTTTCGGTGAGCCATTTGGGCGCCTCGTCCCAGTGGCCCGCTTCGAGAAGATCGCGCATGATGTGCATTGCGGCCTGCTTGTTCGTATTGAGTTTCGGATCCTTGCTGGTAAAAAGCGACTCCGGGTCATTGGATCCCATCACCGGTTCCTGAGCGGCTGCCAGAATGGGCAGTGCCAGCAATGCGGCCATCGTAAGCGCGAAAAGAGCGAGAGACTTTTTCATGTCCAGTCGGTCCTCCAATTGAACGGTTCAGTAGCCTGCGGCATCTTATTCCGGCAAGAGAGCCCGCGTCCATCCGGAAACTGGCGTAAAATACTTCAGCCTCGGGGCTTGGGGAGATAACAATGTACCGCTTGAGAGGAATCGTTTTAGTCGCGCTCATCCTGGCAGTGCCGGCTTTGCTGCCGGCCCAGGGGCCCGGCAAGCTGGCGTTCGAGGTCGCCACCATCAAGGCGGCGGCACCTCTGAATCCCGCCACGATCGCCGCAGGACAAATGCCTCACCTGGGAATGAATGTCCAGGGGACGCGCGTGGACATCGGCTTCATGTCGATTTCGGACTTGATTGTCGCGGCCTATAAAACGAAGGCCAATCAGATTACGGGACCGGATTGGCTGAAGACCGAGCGGTTCGACATCCTTGCCAAAATGCCGGACGGCACGACGAAAGACGATGTCCCGGTGATGCTTCAGGCGCTGCTTGCCGACCGCTTCGGACTGAAGATCCACAAAGACATGCGCGAAGACTCCGTCTACGCCTTGGTTGTCGCCAAGGGTGGGCCGAAACTCAAGGAGTCTGCACCCGATCCGGAAGTGGCACCGGATAAGGCGGCGAATAATAACCCGCAGGGCGCCCCCCAGATCAAGGTTGATCGCGCCGGTGGGGGCGCGACGGTAACCACTCCGCGCGGAGCAGTGAAAATGTCGATGACTCCGGACGGTCACATGCGGCTTGAGATGAACAAAATGTCGATGGCCGACTTTGCGCAACAGTTGACTCCGCTTGTCGACCATCCCGTCTTCGATATGACCGAATTGAAGGGGAATTTCCAGGTCGCGCTAGATCTGAGCATGGACACGATGCTCGCTGTCGTCCGGGCTCAGGGCATGAACCTCCCCATTCCCGCCGGCGGCCGCGGCGCGCTCCCCGGTGCGGCCGGAGCGGCCGAGGCATCCGAGCCTTCGGGAGCCAGCTCGATCTTTAGTTCGGTTCAGCAGCTTGGACTGCGGCTCGAGGCTCGCAAAATGCCGCTCGAGTACATCATGGTCGATCACCTTGAAAAGACGCCGACGGAGAATTAGCGCAAGACGTGCCCGCATTAATCGAAACATTTGCCGCTGAACTCGAACGCCCCCGCGAATTGTCGCCGCGAGTTCTGAACTACATTACGGGAACATACAACCTCGATCCCTCCGAGGTCGGCGTTTTCCTCGTGGACAAACTGCCGGCCGTGGATGACGTTGAGATCGATCTCATTCTCTCGCCCGTATTCACTCCGAAGCTGGAAGATCAGGCCGTCTTCGCCGGACAGCTCGGCGCGGCCGCCGTTCCCCGCGAACAATGGCCGGGAATCGTCGAGCAACTCGCCGCGCGCCCGGTACGCGCCAGGCTCGTCACACCCGACAGTCAGGCACACGTTGTCCCGCTGCGCGACGTCACGATTGAGCGCTATGTTCACCGGCTCCGGCTGGAAGCCGTGATTCCGGAATCTCTCTTCACTTTGCTCGAACGACTGCCCGCTCCCAATGACCGTCCGATGTTGAGAGCCATCGCCCGGCGGTCCGCGTGGGAAAGCGGCGGCCCGCGTGAAATCCTTGAACAATATCTGTCCGCAGTGATCAAAGAGGGCAGTTACAGCCTCGACGATATGTTCGAAATGCTCAACCTCGCCGAAGGCCGCAAGCCAGCCAACGTTCAGGACCTTCTAGCAGCCATTCCCCGCTGGACGGAAGCCTTGCGCGAACAGATCGACAAAGCATCCGGCCCGAAAGCCTTCTTCCATCCGCAGGTCGAAATGATGCACGGCGGCGGCCGCGACCAACGCGGCGCGGACAGCTTGCGCGCCTCGGCAAAAGAAAATGAACTGGCGTTTCTTCTACGGCTTCAAGGTCTGCTGAGCGTATAGGTTAGGGCCCTTAGGGCGTGCTACGATGTTACATGTAACGCGAAGGAGGGCCGCCCGTGAAAAACACGTTAGTCGATCGGGTGAAGAAGCGCCGGGATGCCCTGCGTGCCGCCGGTTTGCGCCCCGTGCAGATATGGATTCCGGACACCAGACGGCGCGGGTTTGCGCGCGAATGCCGCCGTCAGTCACTGAGCCTTCGCGGTGACCCGCAGGAGAGCCGTATCCTCAGGTGGCTCAACAAGGTCGCCGATGCGGAGGGCTGGAAGTGAGGAGGGGCGATGTAGTGACGGTTGCCCTCTCCGGCTCTTATGGGAAACCCCGCCCGGCTCTTGTCATACAGTCTGATTTTTTTGCTGAACATCCCTCGCTGACAATCCTGCCGGTTACGAGCGAACTTCGAGACACGCCGCTGTTTCGTATTACAGTTGAATCCACGCCCGAGAACGGTCTGCTGAAAACCTCGCAGGTTATGGTGGACAAGGCACAAACGGTGCCTCGTGAAAAAATCGGCAAGAAAATAGGACGGTTGGACGATACGACTCTGGTCTCCGTCAACCGCGCGCTCGCGCTCTTTCTCGGGTTTGCTTAGCCGTAAACCGCATCGCCCTTAACCTTTACGCTCCTTCTTTTTCGGGAATTGACCGGCCGACTGACAGCCCTGCGGGCCTAATTCACTCAAACCTTGGCGCCCGCGCATCAGTGCGTCATTGCGTAGATGACGTAGTTGATTCCGAACTTGTAGGCCAGTGCCGTAAACGGCACGGGGTAATCCGGATCGTCGGCGTGTTCCCATCCATCGCCCATGTCCGAATTGAAATTCATCGCTACCATCAGCTGCTTGTGATCGTTGTAAATGCCGCGCCAGTGCGGAGGACCTTCCATCCGCGCAACGCCAAAGCGGATGTGGCGGTCGCCCGGAATTCCCATGCTCTTGTCGAGGTCGAAGAAGACGTGCATCAGCGGGTCATCATCGGGAATTTCCACAATCGGCCTGTCTGGAAATACCCGCTTGATCGCAGCCTCGAAAATGTCCCAATCGCGATCGCCGTGGAAGTCATCGACCAGCAGGAATCCTCCACGCATGCAGTACTCACGCAACCGCGCCGCGTCCTCGGCGGTCGGCCGCCAGTTCCCTTTCCCGGGTTGCTGCAGAAACAGAAACGGGTACTGGAAGATGCGATCGTCGGTCAGTTCCAGCTGACGCTCGTCGTCGGCCACCTGCACATTCGTCGTACGGCGCAGCGCGGGAAAGAAATGCTCCTCCGCCAATGGATAGTCGATGGCCCACCACGGCTGATAGTATCCGTGCGAACCTCCGCCGCCTCGCGTCGCGTATTTCACGCGTGCCAGCTGAAACTCCGCATCCGGATGATTTCCCAGCGTGTCGCGGCTTCCAATCTGCGCCTGCGTGCTGACGATTCCCGCAAGAACACAAGCGATAACTGCCGCGGACATTTTGCTGAGCATGAGCCCGCTCAATATACTAAGAACTGTGAAGAATCTCTACCATGTCACAACCGAAATCGAAGCCCGGGAAGCGAAGATCCGCGGCGACTACGCGCCGAAGGCATTCGAGGCTGAAGGGTTCATCCACTGCGCATATACGCACCAGCTGGCCGGAGTGCTCGATCGCTTTTTCAAAGGCCAGACCAATCTGGTCATGTTTGAGATTGATCGGTCCAAGGTGCCGTGCAAAGTCATTGATGAAAATCTGGGCGGCGGCGCGGAACTGTTCCCCCACATTTACGGTCGTCTCCCGATGAGGGCGGTCAAGAGAACCATTCCCGCATCCGGCACCGTTTTGTGATACCTTTCGCGCGATGAAAAAGCTGCCGGTTCGTGGCGCGCTGGCGTTTGGACTGCCGATCGTTGCGGCATTCGCGCTCTACCTTGTATATGCCCACATGACGGGACAGCGGCAGAACTATTTCTACCTGATGGCGGGCCCGCTCTGCGGCATCATCGGCGGATTGGCTTACGGACGCCGCGTCGGGCTGCCGATTGTGCTCGGACTGTGCTTCGGCACGATCGGAGTCATGTTTTCACTGCAGGAAGCGCGCTCGCCTCTGTTCAGCGACGTCGTCTGGACCGGTCTGGTTTCGGCATTTCTGTTCTGGACTGCGGGCGGCTGCGCCATGCTCGCCCTGCCATCGCACCTTCGATTCAACGGCGCGATGACAATGGCCGTGCCCGGACTTCTTGCCGGAATGGCGTTCCAGTTTTTCTACGGACCGGGTCATTTTCTCTTCGCTCTTGGTTCACACGCGTGGTGGGGCGACGGGCCGTGGGAACATTTCATTCTGTGGCTGATTGCGGGCGCCGGCAGCGGGTTATTGCTCGGCTTCAAACTGAACCGCCGGATAAACCAGAAGCCTGAGGCAGGCAGGCTCGAGAGCGCGCAAGCCTGGGCCGTTGCCTCGTTGGCATGCGCCGCTCTGGCCGTTTTTATCGGGCTG is part of the Terriglobia bacterium genome and encodes:
- a CDS encoding nuclear transport factor 2 family protein — protein: MKKSLALFALTMAALLALPILAAAQEPVMGSNDPESLFTSKDPKLNTNKQAAMHIMRDLLEAGHWDEAPKWLTERYIQHNPGFASGRQTVMAAFGARGTPRPIPDKNSWRTKVVSVVAEGDYVTVAVVRQLPDPRNPGQMYTTTWFDMWRFVDGKADEHWDYGTINPPNPNRGGQR
- a CDS encoding TIGR03435 family protein, producing the protein MYRLRGIVLVALILAVPALLPAQGPGKLAFEVATIKAAAPLNPATIAAGQMPHLGMNVQGTRVDIGFMSISDLIVAAYKTKANQITGPDWLKTERFDILAKMPDGTTKDDVPVMLQALLADRFGLKIHKDMREDSVYALVVAKGGPKLKESAPDPEVAPDKAANNNPQGAPQIKVDRAGGGATVTTPRGAVKMSMTPDGHMRLEMNKMSMADFAQQLTPLVDHPVFDMTELKGNFQVALDLSMDTMLAVVRAQGMNLPIPAGGRGALPGAAGAAEASEPSGASSIFSSVQQLGLRLEARKMPLEYIMVDHLEKTPTEN
- a CDS encoding antitoxin MazE family protein, producing MKNTLVDRVKKRRDALRAAGLRPVQIWIPDTRRRGFARECRRQSLSLRGDPQESRILRWLNKVADAEGWK
- a CDS encoding type II toxin-antitoxin system PemK/MazF family toxin; translation: MRRGDVVTVALSGSYGKPRPALVIQSDFFAEHPSLTILPVTSELRDTPLFRITVESTPENGLLKTSQVMVDKAQTVPREKIGKKIGRLDDTTLVSVNRALALFLGFA
- a CDS encoding DUF4159 domain-containing protein — translated: MSGLMLSKMSAAVIACVLAGIVSTQAQIGSRDTLGNHPDAEFQLARVKYATRGGGGSHGYYQPWWAIDYPLAEEHFFPALRRTTNVQVADDERQLELTDDRIFQYPFLFLQQPGKGNWRPTAEDAARLREYCMRGGFLLVDDFHGDRDWDIFEAAIKRVFPDRPIVEIPDDDPLMHVFFDLDKSMGIPGDRHIRFGVARMEGPPHWRGIYNDHKQLMVAMNFNSDMGDGWEHADDPDYPVPFTALAYKFGINYVIYAMTH
- a CDS encoding DUF952 domain-containing protein, translated to MKNLYHVTTEIEAREAKIRGDYAPKAFEAEGFIHCAYTHQLAGVLDRFFKGQTNLVMFEIDRSKVPCKVIDENLGGGAELFPHIYGRLPMRAVKRTIPASGTVL